GATGAACCCCGACGCGGACGTCGCGACGTACACCGAAGCCGACTGTGATCTGGACGCCGACGACGTGGCGGCCTACGCCGAGGTCGCAGAACGCATGTTCGGCCAGGAGATCGTCTACGTCGAGTACTCGGGCATGCTCGGCGACGAGGACATTGTCGAAGCCGCAAGCGGCGCAGTCGACGACGCGACGCTGTTCTACGGCGGCGGCATCCACGACTATGACTCGGCGTACTCGATGGCCCAGTACGCCGACGTCATCGTGGTTGGCGATCTCGCACACGACGAGGGCGTCGACGCGGTTCGGGAGACGGTCGAGGCGGCCACCGACGCCTGAAATTGGACTGTTCTTCGTAGCCGTACGCTGTCTGTTTCACCTGCGAGACCCGGTTCATCTGCCAGGTCCGTTTCACTCGCGAGTTACGTCGATACTGACGAGTCAACCAGTTCCTGCAACCGCGGCAACACCGTCGTCACATCGTCGCGCAGACAGACGTCCGCCACGCTGTCGACCGGCGTCGACTCGAGATTGACGATTCCCACTGTCGCCCCGTTCGACGCGGCGATTCGGGGGAGTGAAGCCGCAGGCTCGACGACCAGCGAGGAGCCAATTGCGAGAAAGACATCGCTCTCGCGTGCGAGCGACCTGGCGCGCTGGAGGACTGTCTTCGGGAGTTGCTCACCGAACAGCACCACGTCCGGTTTGTAGATCCCACCGCACTCGCAGCGGGGTGGGAGTTCGCCGTCCTCGGCTCGCTCGACGATCGGATCGCTGCCCACTCGAGTACCACAGTCAGTACAGCGAACGCGCCTCGCGTTGCCGTGCAGTTCGAGGATCGACTCGTGGGTTGCGAACTCGTCGGCATCGGTTTCTCTTTCGGCTTCGCCAGTCTCGCCGCCGCTGCTCGCCCGAGTCGCCGCCTTCGCGTGAAGCCCGTCCGTGTTCTGCGTGAGAACGGACTCCAGCACATCGTCGCGAGCAAACTCGGCGAGCACGCCGTGTGCCGCGTTGGGCTCGTACTCCTCGTCGAACATCGTTCGGTAGAGGTCAACGCGATCCGCCCAGAAGCCCGCGGGATCGCGCTGGAATCGGCCGTAGGTGAACTGCCCTTCGTCGAACGCATCCCAGACGCCGTCGTCGCCGCGGAAGGTGGGGACGCCGGAGGGCGCGGAGATTCCGGCACCGGTGAACGCGACTGCCGTCTCCGCGTCGTCGATGCTGGACGCCAGGTGTTCGAGGTCGGTCATACCCGATCACAGTCGGTCGGCGGCAAAAATAGGTCGGACTGTGCGGGTACCTCGGGTTTCGAGTTGCCAATCGCACAGCCACACTCGAGACACACCTGCCGACCCAGAACGATTGCGCTTAAGTTGCGGCGACGGGAATCGGGTGGTATGCAGGACAGAACCTACACTGCCGACGCCGAGCCGGGCGACGACGCGACCGTCGCCGGCTGGGTGCACGAGATCCGTGACCTCGG
The DNA window shown above is from Natrialba magadii ATCC 43099 and carries:
- a CDS encoding SIR2 family NAD-dependent protein deacylase, with the translated sequence MTDLEHLASSIDDAETAVAFTGAGISAPSGVPTFRGDDGVWDAFDEGQFTYGRFQRDPAGFWADRVDLYRTMFDEEYEPNAAHGVLAEFARDDVLESVLTQNTDGLHAKAATRASSGGETGEAERETDADEFATHESILELHGNARRVRCTDCGTRVGSDPIVERAEDGELPPRCECGGIYKPDVVLFGEQLPKTVLQRARSLARESDVFLAIGSSLVVEPAASLPRIAASNGATVGIVNLESTPVDSVADVCLRDDVTTVLPRLQELVDSSVST